The DNA region TGACGTCACTGTGTCGCGATTGCGCGTGCGAGGGTGAGACGGTGCCGAGTAAGAGGAGGGCCGCAGCCTGGGCGCCCACCAGCAGTCGACGGACGGCCCTCGTTTCGCCGATCACGCCGATCACTGCTTCACGGCCTGTGGAGTCTTCCACTCACCGTCGAGGGCCGGCTTCTTCGGCCAGTACAACCGCAGGATCATCTGGAACGGGCCTTCGGGCGCGGGGAGCCAGTTGGCCTCCTTGTCCTTGCCGGGCGACTGGTTCTGCACGTGCAGCGTGACGCCTCCGTCGGGATCCTTGATCAGGCCGGGCAGCATCGGCGAGTTGACCAGGTAGCGGTCGATCGGATTGGCCACGAGCAGACTCTGGGGCATCCGGTACATGGTGATCGACCAGAACGAATGGACCGGCGGCAGCTGGCCGGGGGCGAAGCGCAAGGTGTAGGAGTGGGCGCCGGACAGTGGAGCTTTCGTCGAATCGTTGGCGACAACGGGGTAGAGGGCTTCTTTTGCGACGTTGCCGTAGATGCCGAGCACCGAGCCGGCCATCCGGTAGAGGTAGTTGTCGCCGAGTTCGGCGTGCGTGCCGAACAGGTCCGCGGAGGTGACCTTGCCGGTGTTGAGCTCGTCGGTCTGGAATGTCGCCAACTCGGCCAGGGCATCGGCCATGCCATCCTTGACGGCCTGCAACTGTTCGGGACTCAGTGTGTCGGGGTTGAATCCGCCGTCGGGTCCGATGCCGATGGAGGCGAAGCGCTCGCGCAGCGCCTTCTCGTCGGGGAACACGGGGGCGTACTTGAGGACGAAACCAAGGATCTCGAAGAACCTCGGTGAGGTTCGCTGCTCTTCGACGGTCAGCGGCGTGATGAAGTCGACGGGCGGGGCCGTGGCCGCCGGCTTGCCGGTGAAGGCTGATAACGGCTGCACCTTGTACCCGGCCTGGATTCGCTTGACGTTGTCCAGGTCGGCTGGATCGAACAGTTGGGTCCGGTAGATGATCAACGAGAAGTCGGTGTCGGCCCGGATCACCTCGTCGATGCCCGCGGGCTTCTCGCCATTCCAGCCGGGACCGGCCAGCAGATACTTACCACCGTCATTGCCGGTGGTGCGGCTGCCGACGTAGTGGTAGTCGTAGGTGTAGGCGTCGATGAACTGCAGCGAGTAGTAGCGGTTCGCGTCGATCTTGGGGACGGTCAGCACGAGGGGCTCGGCGCGCAGATCGGCACCGATGAACGAGTACGGCGTGTCGGAGTTGGGGGTCTGAACGGTGGTGTCGGCCGGAGTGAAGACCCGGGCGATGCTGTGCAGTGTGTTCCAATCGCCTTTGTACTGCGGGTTTGCCTTGTCGGCGAAGTAGGAGTGTTGGATGCGATAGCTGTCGACCAACGGCAATCCATAGATGTAGGCCTGTTTGGCGATTTCGCGGAATTGTAGGGGTGTCCGAGCTCCGGAGGTCTCCGCCGGCTCACCATCGCTTTGGCAGGCGGCGATGGCGAGGGTCGCGGCGGTGAGAGTGGCGACAATCCCAACACGCTTCATCGAGTCCTCCTTGTAGGTGATGGATACAACTGTGCCGGACGAGGGCGGGTGCGTCTTGACTCTGCTGGACGGAGTTTTTACTTTGAGGGACATGCTGCTGATCCGGGGTTCGAGTCTGAGCGGCTTCGACACGCTCGTCGGCGACTGTGGCGGGGATGCCGTAGCACTACTAGCGGCGGCCGGTGTCGACCCCGGCGATGTCGGGGACCACGAACGGTTCATTGTCTGTAGGAATGCCGTGTTGGCCGTGGAGACTGCGGCTGCGGTTCTCGATGTTGCGGACTTCGGTCGCCGACTCGCCGATCTGCAGAGCATCGACATCCTCGGACCGGTGGGCGTCGCGGCCCGCACCGCCGGCACCGTCGGTGAGGCGCTGGGGATCTTCGACACCTATATGGACACCTACAGCGCTGCGATTCTCGCCCAGGTCGGGCCCGGCCCCGACGATGGGCTGGCGCGATTCGAGTACAGCTTCCTGATGGATCCCGCGCCGCCGCAGGCCCAATCCATCGAGCTCGCACTCGGTCTCACCCTTCGCGTCTTCCGGACCCTCCTGGGGACCGCGTATCGACCGGTGGCGGTGCACCTTCCGCATTCGGCGCTGGGCTTGCCGTCGTCGTATCGCTACTACTTCGGCTGCTCGCCGCGATTTGATGAGCCGGTCGCCGGCTTCACCGTTCGGGCAGCGGATCTGGAGCGGCCGTTGGGGCGCGACCCGCTGGTCCACCAGGTGGCCATGAACTACCTCGTCGACGTCATGGCACACCGGGAACGTGCGATTGTGGGCTCGGTCCGCAGCGTCCTGCGGCAGTTACTCCCGACCCGCAGGCTCAACATCGATCTGGTCGCCGGCCAGTTCAACCTGCATCCGAAGGCTCTGCAGCGGCGCCTCGCCGCCGAGGGGACGAGCCTGGCGGAGTTGGTGGACCAGACCCGGCGCGACATCGCCGAGCGGTTGCTCGTCGGGTCGGACTTGTCGGTCGCACAGGTGGCCCGGCAGCTCGGCTATACCGAGCAGAGCACGTTGACGCGCGCCTGCCGGCGTTGGTTCGATGCGAGCCCGACGGAGCTGCGCGCGCGAGGATGACGGTCAGACGTCGAGCGAGCAGTCGCCGGCCGCGGCGGACACACAGGTCTGGATGCGCTCGCCGGCCACATGCTCGACGCCGGTGCGCAGGTCGCGGACGACGCCGGCCTCGACCGGGACGACACAGCTCTGGCAGATCCCCATCCGGCAGCCGAAGGGCATGAGCACGCCGGCCGCCTCACCGGCCTCGAGGATCGTGGTCGCCCCGTCGATCGTCGCGGTCTTGCCGCTGCGGGTGAACGAGACCGTCCCGCCCTGCTCACCGGCGGCGCCGCGTTCGAGGGCGAAGCGCTCGAGGTGCAGGTGGTCGCGCACGCCGGCGTCGTCGAACATCCCGGACACCAGGTCGAGGAAGCCGCCGGGACCGCACGCCCAGGTCTCGCGCTGGGCCCAATCCGGGCACAGGGCGCCGATCCCGTCGGGGGTGAGGCGGCCGTCGCGGCGGGTCTGGTGGAGGTGGACGGTGATCCCGCGGTCGGCATAGCCGGCCAGCTCGTCGGCGAAGAGGACGTCGTCGGCGGTGGGGGCGGAGTGGACCAGCACGATGTCGGTGCGCTGGCCGCGGTGCTCGACCGTTCGCAGCATCGAGATGATCGGGGTGATGCCGCTGCCGGCGGTGAGGAAGAGGAGGGTGGCAGGTAGCGGCTCGGGCAGGACGAATTCGCCGGCGGGGGCGGCGAGGCGGACGATGGTGCCCGGCTTGAGCCCGGTCACCAGGTGGGAGGAGAGGAACCCCTCGGGCATCGCCTTGACCGTGATGGAGACCGTTTGCTGCTGTTCGGCGAGGTCCGGTGCGGAGGTGAGCGAGTAGGAGCGCCAGATCCAGCGCCCGCCCACGGCGACGCCGATGCCGAGGTACTGCCCGGGCTGGTAGTCGAAGGAGAAGCCCCATCCGGGTTTGATCTCGATGGTCGCCGAGTCCGCGGTCTCGCGGCGCACCGAGACGACTCGGCCGCGCAGTTCGCGCGCCGACCACAGCGGGTTGGCCAGGTGCAGGTAATCGTCGGGCAGCAGGGGGGTGGTGATCCGGGCGGCGGCGGCGCGCACCCACTGCGACGCGCGGTGGCGCGCGTTGACGCCGCGCACCGGCTCTTCGAATCGTTCACGCCAATTCATGCGTGGGTACTCCTTCTGCGGCGGCCCGGGTGACTGGGGGCTGGACAACCTCCGTAATCGTAACCTACGCTTGCGTAAGTTACGAACCCGTAGGTTAGGACGGACATGGCAATCTCCGACATCCCCGAGTATGCCCATCTCACCGATGCAGACGTCGAGGCGTTGGCCGCGGAACTGGACCAGATCCGCGCCGACATCGAGGCCGACCGCGGCGAGCGCGACGCCCGGTACATCCGCAACACCATCCGCCTGCAGCGCGGACTCGACCTCGCTGGGCGCGCGATGATCGCCGGCGGGAGCCGCCGGGGCCTGTGGTGGGCCGGGGCATCGACGCTGGGCGTCGCCAAGATCATCG from Gordonia crocea includes:
- a CDS encoding DUF1254 domain-containing protein, whose protein sequence is MKRVGIVATLTAATLAIAACQSDGEPAETSGARTPLQFREIAKQAYIYGLPLVDSYRIQHSYFADKANPQYKGDWNTLHSIARVFTPADTTVQTPNSDTPYSFIGADLRAEPLVLTVPKIDANRYYSLQFIDAYTYDYHYVGSRTTGNDGGKYLLAGPGWNGEKPAGIDEVIRADTDFSLIIYRTQLFDPADLDNVKRIQAGYKVQPLSAFTGKPAATAPPVDFITPLTVEEQRTSPRFFEILGFVLKYAPVFPDEKALRERFASIGIGPDGGFNPDTLSPEQLQAVKDGMADALAELATFQTDELNTGKVTSADLFGTHAELGDNYLYRMAGSVLGIYGNVAKEALYPVVANDSTKAPLSGAHSYTLRFAPGQLPPVHSFWSITMYRMPQSLLVANPIDRYLVNSPMLPGLIKDPDGGVTLHVQNQSPGKDKEANWLPAPEGPFQMILRLYWPKKPALDGEWKTPQAVKQ
- a CDS encoding AraC family transcriptional regulator, which encodes MLLIRGSSLSGFDTLVGDCGGDAVALLAAAGVDPGDVGDHERFIVCRNAVLAVETAAAVLDVADFGRRLADLQSIDILGPVGVAARTAGTVGEALGIFDTYMDTYSAAILAQVGPGPDDGLARFEYSFLMDPAPPQAQSIELALGLTLRVFRTLLGTAYRPVAVHLPHSALGLPSSYRYYFGCSPRFDEPVAGFTVRAADLERPLGRDPLVHQVAMNYLVDVMAHRERAIVGSVRSVLRQLLPTRRLNIDLVAGQFNLHPKALQRRLAAEGTSLAELVDQTRRDIAERLLVGSDLSVAQVARQLGYTEQSTLTRACRRWFDASPTELRARG
- a CDS encoding ferredoxin reductase, producing the protein MNWRERFEEPVRGVNARHRASQWVRAAAARITTPLLPDDYLHLANPLWSARELRGRVVSVRRETADSATIEIKPGWGFSFDYQPGQYLGIGVAVGGRWIWRSYSLTSAPDLAEQQQTVSITVKAMPEGFLSSHLVTGLKPGTIVRLAAPAGEFVLPEPLPATLLFLTAGSGITPIISMLRTVEHRGQRTDIVLVHSAPTADDVLFADELAGYADRGITVHLHQTRRDGRLTPDGIGALCPDWAQRETWACGPGGFLDLVSGMFDDAGVRDHLHLERFALERGAAGEQGGTVSFTRSGKTATIDGATTILEAGEAAGVLMPFGCRMGICQSCVVPVEAGVVRDLRTGVEHVAGERIQTCVSAAAGDCSLDV